A window of Christiangramia forsetii KT0803 contains these coding sequences:
- a CDS encoding ParB/RepB/Spo0J family partition protein, translated as MAKATKKQALGRGLSALLKDPDNDIKSAEDKNADKLVGHIVELEMSSIEVNPFQPRTSFNEDSLKELASSIRELGVIQPITVRKLDFGKFQLVSGERRFRASKLVGLDSIPAYIRIANDQESLEMALVENIQRQDLDPIEISLSYQRLIDEIQLTQEQLSERIGKNRSTIANYLRLLKLDPIIQTGMRDGFLSMGHGRTLININDTQKQLEIYEKILQKSLSVRETEQLVRELNAEGKPASAISKKAAVPKTYKKGIKEFTEYLGAKVDVKVTKKGSGKLTIPFSSEEDFERIKKLIRGEE; from the coding sequence ATGGCTAAGGCTACCAAAAAACAAGCATTGGGAAGAGGACTTTCAGCATTACTGAAAGATCCCGATAATGATATAAAATCTGCTGAGGATAAAAATGCCGACAAGTTGGTTGGTCATATTGTGGAACTGGAAATGTCTTCTATTGAAGTAAATCCGTTTCAGCCAAGAACCAGTTTTAACGAAGATTCATTAAAAGAACTTGCTTCATCTATACGTGAATTAGGTGTGATCCAGCCAATTACCGTAAGAAAGCTGGATTTTGGTAAATTTCAGCTGGTCTCTGGTGAAAGAAGATTTAGAGCTTCTAAACTTGTTGGCTTAGATAGCATTCCGGCTTATATAAGGATTGCCAACGATCAGGAATCTTTAGAAATGGCTCTGGTAGAAAATATCCAGAGACAGGATCTTGATCCTATTGAGATCTCTTTGTCCTATCAGCGTTTAATAGACGAAATTCAACTAACTCAGGAACAGTTAAGTGAACGTATTGGAAAAAACCGTTCTACGATTGCAAATTACCTAAGACTTTTAAAGCTTGATCCGATCATTCAAACAGGAATGCGAGATGGTTTTTTAAGTATGGGACATGGTAGAACGCTTATAAATATTAACGATACCCAGAAGCAACTGGAGATTTACGAAAAAATTCTTCAGAAATCCCTTTCTGTTAGAGAAACAGAACAATTGGTTCGTGAATTAAATGCTGAAGGGAAACCGGCTTCAGCTATTTCAAAAAAAGCTGCCGTTCCAAAAACCTATAAAAAAGGCATTAAAGAATTTACTGAATATCTTGGAGCCAAGGTTGATGTGAAAGTCACTAAAAAAGGTAGCGGTAAATTAACTATTCCATTTTCTTCCGAAGAAGATTTCGAAAGAATCAAAAAACTAATTCGGGGTGAAGAATAG
- a CDS encoding DUF5683 domain-containing protein — MKNSVTFLLSIFLVSFSIASAQQDSLAITSENASKKELKEKDYEPYNALAPAKAAFYSAILPGLGQAYNGSYWKIPIAYGGLGTGVYFYLKNDKDYDRYRDAYKNRLAGRPDEFTVDGKQRITTDGLIRAQELFQKNKEISILVTVGVYILNIIDANVEAHLRQFNVDEDLSVKPGLDYDAFSGKTNYGLTLNYRF, encoded by the coding sequence GTGAAGAATAGCGTCACATTTTTACTTTCTATTTTTCTAGTGAGCTTTTCAATAGCTTCCGCACAACAGGATTCGCTTGCGATCACTTCTGAAAATGCTTCGAAAAAAGAATTGAAAGAAAAAGATTATGAACCTTATAATGCTTTGGCTCCCGCAAAAGCTGCTTTTTATTCAGCAATTTTACCGGGTTTAGGTCAGGCGTATAATGGAAGTTACTGGAAAATTCCCATCGCTTACGGGGGTTTAGGTACGGGCGTATATTTTTACCTGAAAAATGATAAGGATTATGATAGATATCGGGATGCCTATAAAAACAGGTTGGCGGGAAGACCGGATGAGTTTACAGTTGATGGAAAACAAAGAATTACTACAGACGGGTTGATCAGGGCGCAGGAGCTTTTTCAGAAAAATAAGGAAATCTCTATTCTGGTTACCGTTGGTGTTTACATCCTAAATATCATTGACGCTAATGTAGAAGCACATTTGAGACAATTTAATGTTGATGAAGATCTTTCGGTAAAACCAGGTCTTGATTATGATGCCTTTTCAGGAAAAACAAATTACGGACTTACTCTTAATTACAGATTCTAG
- a CDS encoding endonuclease/exonuclease/phosphatase family protein: MKKLGLFDKFIFILNSLAATALLFSYLLPLIPPKSFPLLSVLSLGVPVLIILNALFLVYWVFRMKRQVLLSLIVLILGYNHVTSFVKFSGAESDGADVSDFSLMSYNVRMFNAYEWSDRKDIPEKITGFIKENNPDILCVQEHYIGAAALSEVYPYEYIKLKGKNAEFGSAIFSKYPIINQASLDFPHDGNNNAIFTDLVIDKKDTVRVYNVHFQSLNIKPGIDDLQKEDSKKLLGRIGYGFSLQQEQAEILLADIKKSPYRTIIAGDFNNTSFSYIYDLIKQDDRFNDAFLEAGSGFGKSFKLNYFPLRIDFLLIENNMKINEFRILDIDYSDHYPVLTKIGL, translated from the coding sequence ATGAAGAAATTAGGACTCTTTGATAAATTCATATTTATTCTGAATTCCCTTGCGGCAACAGCACTGCTTTTCTCTTATTTACTACCACTTATTCCCCCTAAGTCATTTCCATTACTTTCAGTGTTAAGCCTCGGAGTGCCGGTACTTATTATCCTCAATGCGTTATTTCTGGTTTACTGGGTTTTTAGAATGAAAAGGCAGGTTTTACTCTCATTAATTGTTCTCATTCTTGGATATAACCATGTTACAAGTTTTGTAAAGTTTTCGGGAGCTGAATCTGATGGAGCAGATGTCTCAGACTTTTCATTAATGAGCTATAATGTAAGAATGTTCAATGCTTATGAGTGGTCTGATAGAAAAGATATTCCTGAAAAGATTACCGGGTTTATAAAAGAAAATAATCCGGATATTCTGTGTGTTCAGGAGCATTATATTGGAGCTGCGGCACTTTCTGAGGTCTATCCTTATGAATATATAAAACTGAAGGGAAAGAATGCAGAGTTTGGTTCTGCTATCTTTTCAAAGTATCCTATCATTAACCAGGCTTCCCTGGATTTTCCTCACGACGGAAATAACAACGCGATTTTTACAGACCTTGTGATAGATAAAAAGGATACGGTACGCGTTTATAATGTTCATTTTCAGTCATTAAATATTAAACCGGGAATTGATGATCTTCAGAAAGAAGACTCAAAGAAGCTTCTGGGACGTATAGGGTATGGATTTTCCCTTCAGCAGGAGCAAGCTGAAATACTGTTAGCCGATATAAAAAAATCGCCTTACAGAACCATTATCGCCGGAGATTTTAATAATACAAGCTTTTCATATATCTATGATTTGATAAAACAGGATGATAGATTTAATGATGCTTTTCTGGAAGCCGGCTCCGGTTTTGGGAAAAGCTTTAAGCTGAATTACTTTCCGTTACGTATTGATTTTCTCTTGATAGAAAATAATATGAAAATTAATGAATTCAGGATATTGGATATCGACTATTCAGACCATTACCCGGTTTTAACCAAAATTGGGCTTTAA
- the dapB gene encoding 4-hydroxy-tetrahydrodipicolinate reductase has product MNIALLGYGRMGQTIEEISKNRDHKIVFKLDDDIENHDLNDFEIDVAIDFSVPKAAFKNITTCFKHAIPVVSGTTGWLDDYAKAREICKKEDSAFIYASNFSLGVNVFFELNQKLAGMMQGLEDYSVDIEEIHHLQKLDSPSGTAITLAQQILEQNSKLKGWQLDEADEDEIPIHAKREENVPGTHTVTYESSIDKIEITHTAKSRQGFALGAVVAAEYLKDKTGIFTMKDVLSDLFKN; this is encoded by the coding sequence ATGAATATAGCGCTTTTAGGTTACGGCAGAATGGGGCAAACAATAGAAGAAATTTCTAAAAACCGTGATCATAAGATAGTTTTCAAACTTGACGACGATATTGAAAATCATGATTTAAATGATTTTGAAATTGATGTCGCTATAGATTTTAGTGTCCCGAAAGCGGCTTTCAAGAATATCACAACCTGTTTTAAACATGCGATTCCTGTAGTGAGCGGAACAACGGGTTGGTTGGATGATTACGCGAAAGCACGTGAAATTTGTAAAAAAGAGGATTCAGCATTTATCTATGCGTCTAATTTCAGTTTAGGTGTGAATGTGTTCTTTGAACTCAATCAAAAACTTGCGGGAATGATGCAGGGGCTTGAAGATTATTCGGTTGATATTGAAGAGATACACCATTTACAAAAACTAGATTCGCCCAGTGGCACAGCCATCACTCTGGCACAGCAAATACTTGAGCAGAATTCAAAGTTAAAAGGATGGCAGCTTGATGAGGCTGATGAAGATGAAATTCCCATTCATGCTAAAAGAGAAGAGAATGTTCCTGGGACTCACACGGTAACCTATGAATCTTCTATAGATAAAATTGAAATTACCCATACCGCTAAATCCAGACAGGGATTTGCCCTTGGAGCGGTTGTAGCTGCTGAATACCTCAAAGACAAAACTGGGATTTTCACTATGAAAGATGTACTTTCAGATCTTTTTAAAAATTAA
- a CDS encoding rhomboid family intramembrane serine protease — protein sequence MGRMTETVKVLLIINVIFFIGSQLIGDVAYEYFALWFIKNPNFEFWQIITHMFMHGGFMHILFNMYALWAFGSPIEQMLGQKRFVFFYFSAGIGAALLHTLVNYYAYQKGFNGLLELGWTPPEIMSFVEQAYASNRFRIPEGIDEGTLRAMLEAFSSPAVGASGAIYGILVAFGMMFPNVELFLLFVPVPIKAKYFIPGIIALDLFSGFTGYSLFGGSIAHFAHVGGALFGFIMMYYWKKNQFNDNRWY from the coding sequence ATGGGAAGAATGACAGAAACCGTAAAGGTTCTCCTGATTATAAATGTAATTTTCTTTATTGGTAGCCAGCTAATTGGTGACGTGGCGTACGAATATTTCGCATTATGGTTCATTAAGAATCCAAACTTTGAATTCTGGCAGATTATCACCCATATGTTCATGCATGGTGGGTTTATGCATATTTTGTTTAATATGTATGCTTTGTGGGCCTTTGGTAGCCCCATTGAGCAAATGCTGGGTCAGAAGAGGTTTGTATTCTTTTACTTCTCAGCCGGTATAGGTGCAGCACTTTTGCATACTTTAGTTAATTATTATGCTTATCAAAAAGGATTTAACGGGCTGCTAGAATTAGGATGGACTCCACCTGAAATCATGAGTTTTGTGGAACAAGCCTATGCTTCTAATAGATTTAGGATCCCAGAGGGAATAGATGAAGGAACTTTGCGAGCTATGTTGGAAGCATTTTCTTCCCCGGCCGTAGGAGCATCTGGTGCTATTTATGGAATCCTGGTAGCATTTGGAATGATGTTTCCCAATGTAGAACTATTTCTGCTTTTTGTGCCAGTGCCAATTAAAGCCAAGTATTTTATTCCCGGAATAATTGCCTTAGATTTGTTTTCAGGTTTCACCGGATATTCTTTATTTGGAGGCTCCATTGCTCATTTTGCGCACGTTGGAGGGGCTTTATTCGGCTTTATAATGATGTATTATTGGAAGAAGAATCAATTTAACGACAATCGCTGGTATTGA
- a CDS encoding rhomboid family intramembrane serine protease, which translates to MRSSDRIRYKIQTATVTEKLIAINVLVFILFFLLRTIAYLFQVPSEFLVEWFVFPKEPMEFLMKPWSIITYSFLHSGIWHILSNMLILYFSGIYFLNYFSPRRLLNYYFLGVIIGALVYMLSYNLFPAFQGTGRSYLMGASAGVMAVLIGIATHIPNMRVRLMIIGNIKFWWIAAFLLVLDIIQIPMGNAGGHLAHLGGAALGYLYTNQLKKGNDIGKWFENIMDSIAALFKPRERKARMKTVHRTGKTAKTTQKTKSKFDKNEKQKRVDAILDKISKSGYESLNKEEKDFLFQAGKED; encoded by the coding sequence ATGAGATCATCAGATAGAATTAGATATAAGATCCAGACCGCTACGGTCACAGAAAAGCTCATTGCTATTAATGTGCTGGTGTTTATATTGTTTTTTCTATTAAGAACCATTGCTTATCTCTTTCAGGTTCCTTCAGAATTTCTGGTTGAATGGTTTGTTTTCCCGAAAGAACCGATGGAATTTTTAATGAAGCCGTGGTCTATCATTACCTATTCATTTCTACATAGCGGGATCTGGCATATTTTATCGAACATGCTGATCTTATATTTCTCCGGAATTTATTTTTTGAATTACTTCTCTCCCAGAAGATTGCTTAATTATTATTTTTTAGGGGTGATCATTGGAGCTTTGGTTTATATGTTAAGCTATAACCTATTTCCTGCCTTCCAGGGCACCGGGCGTTCGTATCTTATGGGAGCTTCTGCGGGGGTTATGGCTGTTTTGATAGGGATTGCTACTCATATACCAAATATGAGAGTACGGCTCATGATTATTGGAAATATAAAGTTCTGGTGGATCGCAGCTTTTTTACTGGTTTTGGATATTATTCAAATTCCCATGGGAAATGCGGGGGGTCACCTTGCTCACTTGGGAGGGGCAGCACTTGGGTATTTATATACCAATCAGCTTAAAAAAGGAAATGATATAGGGAAATGGTTTGAAAATATTATGGATTCTATAGCAGCACTTTTTAAGCCAAGGGAACGTAAAGCACGAATGAAAACAGTTCATCGCACAGGAAAGACTGCAAAAACAACACAAAAAACTAAAAGCAAGTTTGATAAGAACGAAAAGCAAAAACGGGTAGATGCTATTCTGGACAAGATTAGCAAAAGTGGTTATGAAAGTTTAAACAAAGAGGAAAAAGACTTTTTGTTTCAGGCCGGAAAAGAAGACTAA
- a CDS encoding ParA family protein, whose product MGKIIAIANQKGGVGKTTTSVNLAASLGVLEKKILLIDADPQANATSGLGIDVEEVENGTYQLLEHSIKAEKAIQKTSSPNLDIIPAHIDLVAIEIELVDQENRESMLKKAIEPLRDLYDFILIDCAPSLGLLTLNALTASDSVIIPIQCEYFALEGLGKLLNTIKSVQKIHNNKLDIEGLLLTMYDSRLRLSNQVVEEVKKHFDEMVFETIIQRNVRLSEAPSYGESIINYDASSKGASNYLSLAHEIIKKN is encoded by the coding sequence ATGGGTAAAATCATTGCTATTGCCAACCAAAAGGGAGGCGTGGGTAAAACCACAACATCCGTTAACCTTGCAGCATCGCTTGGGGTTCTGGAAAAAAAGATATTATTGATTGATGCCGACCCTCAGGCCAATGCAACTTCAGGTCTGGGAATAGACGTTGAAGAGGTAGAGAATGGCACCTATCAACTACTGGAACACTCCATAAAAGCTGAAAAGGCTATACAAAAAACCAGCTCTCCAAATCTCGATATTATTCCTGCACATATTGACCTGGTGGCTATTGAGATTGAACTGGTAGATCAGGAAAACAGGGAATCGATGCTAAAGAAAGCCATTGAGCCCTTAAGAGATCTGTATGATTTTATTTTAATTGACTGTGCTCCTTCTTTAGGGCTATTAACACTGAATGCACTAACTGCGTCAGATTCTGTGATTATTCCAATTCAATGTGAATATTTCGCTCTTGAAGGTTTAGGTAAACTATTGAATACCATAAAAAGTGTGCAAAAGATTCATAATAACAAACTGGATATTGAAGGTCTTTTATTAACGATGTATGATTCAAGGTTAAGACTTTCCAACCAGGTGGTAGAAGAAGTTAAGAAACATTTTGATGAAATGGTTTTTGAAACAATCATTCAGCGAAATGTACGTTTAAGTGAAGCGCCCAGTTATGGAGAAAGCATTATTAACTATGATGCTTCCAGCAAAGGAGCCAGCAATTATTTAAGCCTGGCACATGAAATTATCAAGAAAAACTAA
- a CDS encoding WbqC family protein, which yields MKSVLLHPSYFGPVSQWVAYVNAEKVLFENEDNYQKQTYRNRMYIYDANGKLTLNIPIRHSSSLGLSHKGHQKYKDIQIENDFEWQKQHWRAFKASYQTSPFFEFYEDELYPIYHKEFKYLLDLNYQCMEFVADCLQIDFNFEKSDEFILKPKDQTDLRSLINAKSNKGFSNTPYTQVFESKEGFLPNLSILDLIFNEGNTALTYLQSQELKPNFG from the coding sequence ATGAAGTCTGTTTTACTACATCCTTCCTATTTTGGGCCTGTTAGCCAATGGGTCGCTTATGTAAATGCTGAAAAGGTCCTTTTTGAAAATGAGGACAATTATCAAAAGCAGACCTATAGGAACAGGATGTATATCTATGATGCTAATGGTAAACTAACACTTAACATCCCGATAAGACATAGTTCTTCGTTAGGCTTAAGTCATAAGGGGCATCAGAAATATAAGGATATCCAGATTGAAAATGATTTTGAATGGCAAAAGCAACATTGGCGAGCCTTTAAAGCGTCTTATCAAACTTCTCCGTTCTTCGAATTTTATGAAGATGAATTATATCCTATCTATCACAAAGAATTCAAATATTTATTAGATCTAAATTATCAATGCATGGAGTTTGTGGCAGATTGTCTTCAAATTGACTTCAATTTTGAAAAGTCTGATGAATTTATTCTGAAACCAAAAGACCAAACCGATTTAAGGAGTTTGATAAATGCCAAATCCAACAAGGGTTTCAGTAATACACCATATACACAGGTATTTGAGTCTAAAGAAGGATTTCTGCCTAACCTTTCTATCCTGGACCTTATCTTTAATGAAGGAAACACCGCCCTAACTTATCTACAGTCTCAGGAATTAAAGCCCAATTTTGGTTAA
- the mutL gene encoding DNA mismatch repair endonuclease MutL, with the protein MSDIIQLLPDHVANQIAAGEVVQRPASVIKELLENSIDAKASRIQVVIKDAGKTLIQIVDDGIGMSLTDARMSFERHATSKIKLADDLFSLKTKGFRGEALASIAAIAHVELRTKTENDEVGTCLKVEGSEVVSQDAFVTPKGTSISVKNLFYNIPARRNFLKSDNVETRHIIDEFQRVALAHPNISFSLLHNGNELFQLPITNFRQRITNILGGKTNEKLVPVEEDTEIAKISGFVGKPEFAKKSRGEQFFFVNDRFIKSPYLNHAVTASFEGLLKDKSYPSYFLYLEVDPKSIDINIHPTKTEIKFDDEHALYAILKSSIKHSLGQFNVAPILDFERDSELDTPYDYKNKEADAPQVEVDRNFNPFQNEGSSKTQFSGGTNFRKDKPAEWESIYSGMQSETDTDIDIRHIEFESEEVTGNLFGAREEQTEKSTFQVQKKYIVSTLKSGILVIDQHRAHTRVLYEELLKNITVSSAVSQQLLFPLLLQFNSHEVEMLKEIKDSLEQTGFVFSSIKKEEVEISGIPTLISESEVEILLEQLIADFEKDVPDNGFSQTDLLAKSLANSMAVRSGTLLNSAEQQHIVNRLFACKEPALSPFNKTVFTTLSVDELDKKFA; encoded by the coding sequence ATGAGTGACATAATTCAACTGTTGCCCGATCACGTTGCCAACCAGATCGCTGCGGGTGAAGTGGTGCAACGGCCGGCCTCAGTAATAAAAGAACTTCTCGAAAATTCAATAGACGCAAAAGCCAGTCGCATTCAGGTGGTGATCAAAGATGCGGGCAAGACGCTTATACAGATCGTTGATGATGGAATAGGAATGAGTCTTACCGATGCCAGAATGAGCTTTGAAAGGCACGCGACTTCCAAGATAAAATTAGCCGATGATCTTTTTTCCCTTAAAACAAAAGGCTTTCGTGGCGAAGCACTAGCTTCTATTGCCGCTATTGCTCACGTAGAATTAAGAACAAAAACCGAAAACGATGAGGTAGGTACCTGTCTTAAAGTTGAGGGTAGTGAAGTAGTATCGCAGGATGCTTTTGTGACACCTAAAGGAACTAGTATAAGTGTAAAGAATCTTTTTTATAATATTCCCGCTCGTCGTAATTTCCTGAAATCAGATAACGTGGAAACACGTCATATCATTGATGAATTTCAACGTGTGGCTTTAGCACATCCCAATATTAGTTTTTCTTTATTGCATAACGGAAATGAACTGTTTCAGCTTCCAATAACCAATTTTAGACAGCGTATTACCAATATTCTGGGAGGAAAAACCAATGAGAAACTGGTGCCTGTTGAAGAAGATACCGAAATTGCAAAGATTTCAGGATTTGTTGGCAAACCGGAATTCGCGAAAAAAAGTCGCGGAGAGCAGTTTTTTTTTGTGAATGACAGGTTTATCAAAAGTCCTTATCTAAACCATGCCGTTACAGCTTCTTTTGAAGGTTTGCTGAAAGATAAGAGCTATCCCAGTTACTTTCTTTATCTGGAAGTAGATCCCAAGTCTATAGATATTAATATCCATCCAACTAAAACCGAAATAAAATTTGATGATGAGCATGCTTTATATGCGATTCTTAAGAGTTCTATAAAACATAGTCTTGGTCAATTTAATGTTGCTCCTATATTGGATTTTGAACGAGATTCTGAACTCGATACTCCTTATGACTATAAAAATAAGGAAGCCGATGCACCTCAGGTGGAAGTAGATCGTAATTTCAATCCTTTTCAGAATGAAGGGAGCTCTAAAACACAATTTTCGGGGGGGACTAATTTTAGAAAAGATAAACCTGCCGAATGGGAGAGTATTTATTCAGGAATGCAGTCTGAAACTGATACCGATATAGACATCCGTCATATTGAATTTGAGAGTGAAGAGGTGACAGGTAACTTGTTCGGGGCCAGGGAAGAACAAACAGAAAAATCTACCTTTCAGGTTCAAAAAAAATACATTGTTTCTACCCTAAAAAGTGGAATTTTGGTCATAGATCAGCATAGAGCGCATACAAGAGTGCTTTATGAGGAGTTATTGAAAAATATAACAGTCTCATCTGCTGTAAGTCAGCAGCTTTTATTTCCATTATTACTTCAATTTAATTCGCATGAAGTTGAAATGTTGAAAGAGATTAAAGATTCGCTGGAACAAACAGGATTTGTATTTTCATCTATCAAAAAAGAAGAGGTTGAAATTAGCGGAATACCCACATTGATTTCAGAAAGTGAAGTGGAGATTTTACTGGAACAGCTCATTGCCGATTTTGAAAAGGATGTCCCAGATAACGGATTTTCACAAACAGATCTGTTGGCAAAATCTCTAGCGAATTCTATGGCGGTGCGTTCAGGTACTTTATTGAATTCAGCCGAACAACAACATATTGTAAACCGATTATTTGCCTGTAAAGAACCGGCGCTTAGTCCATTTAATAAAACTGTGTTCACTACTTTATCTGTAGACGAACTGGATAAAAAATTTGCCTGA
- the lepB gene encoding signal peptidase I, protein MTFTEWFIFFLLIQVVHFLGTWKLYQRAGRKAWEAAVPVYNAVILMQIINRPWWWVILMFIPIVNLIIIPVIWVETIRSFGRNSTAETFGVILTLGLYIYYVNYATENAYIVDRDLKPRTEAGEWISSILFAVIAATIVHTYFMQPFTIPTSSLEKTLLVGDFLFVSKFHYGARVPKTAVAFPMVHDTIPFLGVKSYLNKPQIPYLRFPGFEEVERNDIVVFNWPVDTVRKFFDRSGKHYAKPIDKKSNYVKRAVGVPGDSLSVINGYVHINGKQLELPDRAKPQFSYVGKTKGNRFDPYNLYKLYDITDGFGYLENNGFFIQSLSEETLERFKNHPNVASIRRYVDSAGVKNASLFPNDGKRNWNNDNLGPIYIPKQGVTVDITPESMAFYKEIIETYEGSEFGVTNKLKINGTQVLLNGQPITSYTFQQDYYWLMGDNRNNSEDSRTWGYVPANHIVGKPVFIWLSWDSNASGFDKIRWERVFTTVKGDGEPTSFLPYFLIILVIFFGWRYFKKRREA, encoded by the coding sequence ATGACTTTTACCGAATGGTTTATTTTCTTCCTGCTTATTCAGGTAGTTCATTTTTTGGGGACCTGGAAATTATATCAACGAGCCGGTAGAAAGGCCTGGGAAGCAGCCGTACCGGTCTATAATGCGGTGATTCTAATGCAGATCATTAACCGTCCATGGTGGTGGGTTATTTTGATGTTTATTCCCATTGTAAACCTGATCATCATTCCGGTTATTTGGGTAGAAACCATACGGAGTTTTGGACGTAATTCAACCGCAGAAACTTTTGGGGTAATTCTCACACTTGGTCTTTACATTTATTATGTAAATTATGCTACTGAGAATGCGTATATCGTAGACAGGGATCTAAAACCAAGAACTGAAGCCGGTGAATGGATAAGTTCTATCCTTTTTGCAGTAATCGCAGCCACTATTGTACACACGTACTTTATGCAGCCTTTTACCATTCCAACCTCCTCTCTGGAGAAAACTTTACTGGTTGGGGACTTTCTTTTTGTAAGTAAATTTCATTACGGTGCCAGAGTGCCAAAAACAGCGGTAGCATTTCCCATGGTGCATGATACCATTCCTTTTCTTGGAGTAAAGTCTTACTTAAACAAACCTCAGATTCCATATTTAAGATTCCCGGGATTTGAAGAGGTTGAACGTAATGACATAGTTGTTTTCAACTGGCCTGTAGATACCGTTAGGAAATTCTTTGACAGATCTGGAAAACACTATGCAAAACCGATAGACAAGAAATCTAATTACGTTAAAAGAGCTGTAGGGGTTCCCGGAGACTCTCTTTCCGTAATTAATGGTTATGTTCATATAAATGGAAAACAACTGGAACTTCCAGATCGAGCTAAACCACAATTCTCGTATGTAGGTAAAACAAAAGGGAATAGATTTGATCCATATAATCTCTATAAACTTTACGATATCACCGATGGTTTTGGGTATTTAGAAAATAACGGATTTTTTATTCAATCTTTATCTGAAGAGACTTTAGAGAGATTCAAAAACCATCCAAATGTTGCCAGTATTAGAAGATATGTAGATTCGGCAGGTGTTAAGAATGCGAGTTTATTTCCAAATGACGGAAAACGCAACTGGAATAATGACAATCTTGGCCCTATCTATATTCCTAAACAAGGTGTTACTGTGGATATAACTCCGGAAAGTATGGCCTTCTACAAGGAAATTATTGAAACCTATGAAGGATCTGAATTTGGCGTAACTAACAAACTTAAAATTAATGGAACCCAGGTCTTATTAAATGGGCAGCCTATAACCAGCTACACCTTCCAACAGGACTATTACTGGCTTATGGGTGACAACCGTAATAATTCAGAAGATAGCCGAACCTGGGGCTATGTTCCGGCAAACCACATCGTAGGAAAACCTGTATTTATATGGTTGAGCTGGGATTCTAATGCCAGCGGATTTGATAAAATTAGATGGGAGAGGGTTTTTACCACTGTTAAAGGTGATGGCGAACCAACGTCCTTCCTGCCCTATTTCCTAATTATACTGGTAATATTCTTCGGATGGAGATATTTTAAGAAACGTAGAGAAGCTTAA